In the genome of Gallus gallus isolate bGalGal1 chromosome 21, bGalGal1.mat.broiler.GRCg7b, whole genome shotgun sequence, one region contains:
- the ATP13A2 gene encoding polyamine-transporting ATPase 13A2 isoform X5 — MALLKAKVGLAEGRAPGRSSDPKPVRANRLLRLPSCTRDSTAVDSSRLLGGPRPGYGTLQRNTEPSCMDRFGQRFTARVQTEMLGEGSLEHHPGARLEDRKSSIAVGVADEEESRDTIRLHQEERNVLRYYLFEGLRYVWMERQQAYCRVSALDEGWTCAELHLCRAGLGQQDHSSRRKIYGPNLIEVPVKSYAKLLVEEVLNPFYIFQVLSIVLWVCDAYYYYAACIFLISTISLGLSLYETRKQSTTLRNMARMSISIRVHRADGEEAMVSSAELVPGDCISLPLDGVLVPCDAALLTGECMVNESMLTGESVPVLKTPLPNGGGAAGTIYSPKEHQRHTLFCGTHIIQARSYVGQEVLAVVTRTGFCTAKGDLISSILYPKPVTFKFYKDAVKFVLFLAVLAFIGTLYSMLIMVKNQVPVGQIIIRALDLITVIVPPALPAAMTVGSIYAQNRLKKRGIFCISPPRINLCGKIRLVCFDKTGTLTEEGLDVWGVISLEDGRFMPIIHEPRRLPSGPMLHALATCHSITLLQGQPVGDPVDLKMVESTGWRLEMAEEDEGELPGLQCFGTKVLAMMNPPPEEEQPPDRKHRSPVAILRRFPFSSSLQRMSVLTKHPGDDACWLYIKGAPEVVASLCSTETVPADFSQVLRHYTADGFRVLALACRPLSAVRSFEDALQLTRDAAESSLTFLGFLVMKNVLKLESAPVITLLRNAGVRPVMVTGDNMLTAVNVARSCCMVGPNERVVFVTASPPGRDQPASLKFIPAELSQGEKQPEDAQQWDGRLHLAMNGKSFAVLQEHFADLLPKILVRATVFARMSPEQKTQLVCSLQELDYCVGMCGDGANDCGALKAADVGISLSEAEASVASPFTSCHANIECVPTVIREGRCSLVTSFGVFKYMALYSLVQFVSVLLLYTINTNLSDFQFLFFDLIITTTVAVLMGRTGPARELGVRRPQGALISVPVLGSLLLQTALLITVQVLSYFITVSQSWYVPLNSTVTAPQNLPNYENTVLFCISGFQYLILAVAMSKGYPFREPLYTNVLFLVVLMLLFGLLIWLTLYPLGFPKTLLKLQGIDDLNFKLLLLGIATLNFFAAFVLETALDYGLLGCLRKLRRKKASSKLFKRLEKDLSQQPSWPPLNEPLFATPRMSIAVR; from the exons ATGGCGCTCCTAAAGGCAAAGGTCGGGTTGGCTGAAGGCAGAGCGCCGGGGAGGAGCAGCGACCCCAAACCCGTCCGAGCGAATCGTTTGCTTCGTCTCCCATCCTGCACGAGGGACTCCACGGCCGTGG acagcagcaggctgctgggcgGCCCACGGCCGGGCTACGGGACGCTGCAGCGCAACACAGAGCCATCCTGCATG GATCGATTCGGGCAGCGCTTCACTGCACGCGTGCAGACGGAGATGCTGGGTGAGGGCAG CCTGGAGCATCACCCCGGGGCCAGGCTGGAGGACCGCAAGAGCAGCATCGCTGTTGGCGTGGCGGATGAGGAGGAGAGCCGGGACACCATCCGCCTGCACCAGGAGGAG CGCAACGTCCTGCGGTATTATCTCTTCGAGGGGCTGCGCTACGTGTGGATGGAGAGGCAGCAGGCGTACTGCAGGGTCAG CGCCTTGGATGAAGGCTGGACCTGTGCAGAGCTCCACCTCTGTCGGGCTGGGCTGGGCCAGCAGGACCACAGCTCCAG aagaaagatCTACGGCCCAAACCTCATCGAGGTGCCCGTCAAGTCCTACGCCAAGCTCCTGGTGGAGGAG GTGCTCAATCCCTTCTACATCTTCCAAGTGCTCAGCATCGTGCTGTGGGTCTGCGATGCCTACTACTACTATGCCGCCTGCATCTTCCTCatctccaccatctccctggggcTCTCCCTCTACGAGACGAGGAAG CAAAGCACCACGCTGCGGAACATGGCCAGGATGTCCATCAGCATCCGAGTGCACCGCGCTGACGGAG AGGAGGCGATGgtgagctcagcagagctggtgccCGGTGACTGCATCAGCCTGCCCTTGGATGGCGTGCTGGTCCCCTGCGATGCTGCGCTGCTGACAGGCGAGTGCATGGTCAACGAGAGCATGCTGACAG GGGAAAGCGTGCCGGTGCTGAAGACACCTCTCCCCAATggtggaggggctgcaggcacCATCTATAGCCCCAAGGAGCACCAGAGGCACACGCTGTTCTGTGGGACACACATCATCCAGGCCAGGTCCTACgtggggcaggaggtgctggctGTTGTCACCCGTACAG GGTTTTGCACAGCCAAAGGGGACCTGATCAGCTCCATTCTCTACCCCAAGCCTGTGACCTTCAAGTTCTACAAGGACGCTGTGAAGTTTGTGCTGTTCCTCGCTGTGTTGG cttttATTGGCACGCTGTACAGCATGCTCATCATGGTGAAAAACCAG GTTCCCGTGGGGCAAATCATCATCCGTGCCCTCGACCTGATCACTGTCATTGTGCCgccagctctcccagctgccaTGACCGTGGGCTCCATCTACGCCCAGAACAGGCTGAAGAAACGTGGCATCTTCTGCATCAG CCCTCCCCGCATCAATCTGTGTGGGAAGATCCGCTTGGTGTGCTTTGACAAG ACGGGGACGCTGACGGAGGAAGGGTTGGATGTGTGGGGGGTGATCTCCCTGGAGGACGGACGCTTCATGCCCATCATCCACGAGCCGCGTCGCCTGCCATCCGGCCCCATGCTCCATGCCCTGGCCACCTGCCACAGCATCAcgctgctgcagggacagcctgTTGGGGACCCCGTGGACCTCAAGATGGTGGAATCCACCGGATGG CGCCTGGAGATGGCTGAGGAGGATGAAGGGGAGCTGCCCGGCTTGCAGTGCTTTGGGACAAAGGTCTTGGCCATGATGAACCCTCCACCTGAGGAGGAACAGCCACCAGACAGG AAGCACCGCTCACCCGTGGCCATCCTGCGCCgcttccccttctcctcctccctacAACGCATGAGCGTCCTCACCAAGCATCCCGGCGACGACGCATGCTGGCTCTACATCAAAGGGGCCCCGGAGGTGGTGGCCAGCCTCTGCAGCACGGAGACGG TGCCCGCGGATTTCTCCCAGGTGCTGCGGCATTACACCGCCGATGGTTTCCGAGTGCTGGCCTTGGCTTGCAGACCCCTGAGCGCAGTGAGGAGCTTTGAGGACGCCCTGCAGCTGACGAG GGATGCGGCGGAGAGCAGCCTGACCTTCCTGGGCTTCCTGGTGATGAAGAACGTCCTCAAGCTGGAATCAGCACCCGTGATCACACTGCTGAGGAACGCCGGCGTGCGTCCCGTCATGGTGACAG GAGACAACATGCTGACGGCTGTGAACgtggccaggagctgctgcatggTGGGGCCAAATGAGAGGGTTGTCTTCGTCACCGCTTCGCCGCCCGGCCGTGACCAGCCTGCATCTCTCAAGTtcatccctgcagagctctcGCAGGGCGAGAAGCAGCCGGAG gatgcacaGCAGTGGGATGGCCGCCTGCACCTGGCCATGAATGGGAAGTCCTTCGCCGTGCTTCAGGAGCATTTTGCTGACCTGCTGCCCAAG ATCCTTGTCCGAGCCACTGTGTTTGCCCGCATGTCGCCTGAGCAGAAGACTCAGCTGgtgtgcagcctgcaggagctcGA CTACTGCGTGGGGATGTGTGGGGATGGGGCCAATGACTGCGGGGCGCTGAAGGCAGCTGATGTGGGCATTTCCCTTTCGGAGGCTGAAGCATCCGTGGCATCGCCCTTCACCTCCTGCCACGCCAACATTGAGTGTGTGCCCACGGTCATCCG ggagggaaggTGCTCGCTGGTCACCTCCTTTGGGGTCTTTAAGTACATGGCCCTGTACAGCCTGGTGCAGTTTGTGTCCGTGTTGCTGCTCTACACG ATCAACACCAACCTGAGTGACTTCCAGTTTCTCTTCTTCGACCTGATCATCACCACCACCGTGGCCGTGCTGATGGGCCGCACAGGTCCTGCCAGGGAGCTGGGAGTGCGCCGACCCCAAGGGGCACTGATCAGCGTCCcggtgctgggcagcctgctccttcagacagcTCTGCTCATCACTGTGCAAGTCCTCAGCTACTTCATCACCGTTTCACAGAGCTG GTATGTGCCACTGAACAGCACAGTGACAGCCCCCCAGAACCTGCCCAACTACGAGAACACGGTCCTCTTCTGCATCAGTGGCTTCCAGTACCTCATTCTGGCCGTTGCCATGTCCAAGGGGTACCCATTTCGGGAGCCGCTCTACACCAATG TGCTCTTTCTGGTGGTCCTCATGCTCCTCTTCGGCCTCTTGATATGGCTGACCCTCTACCCTTTGGGCTTCCCCAAAACCCTGCTGAAGCTGCAGGGCATCGATGACTTGAACttcaagctgctgctgttgggaaTCGCCACGCTCAATTTCTTCGCTGCCTTCGTGCTGGAG ACTGCGCTGGACTATGGATTGCTGGGCTGCTTGCGTAAGCTGCGCCGGAAGAAAGCATCCAGCAAGCTGTTCAAGAGGCTGGAGAAGGATCTGAGCCAGCAACCCTCCTGGCCACCCCTTAACGAACCACTCTTTGCTACCCCTCGGATGTCCATCGCTGTGAGATAG
- the ATP13A2 gene encoding polyamine-transporting ATPase 13A2 isoform X8 has translation MSHRAPTAAGCWAAHGRATGRCSATQSHPAWIDSGSASLHACRRRCWVRAAWSITPGPGWRTARAASLLAWRMRRRAGTPSACTRRSALDEGWTCAELHLCRAGLGQQDHSSRRKIYGPNLIEVPVKSYAKLLVEEVLNPFYIFQVLSIVLWVCDAYYYYAACIFLISTISLGLSLYETRKQSTTLRNMARMSISIRVHRADGEEAMVSSAELVPGDCISLPLDGVLVPCDAALLTGECMVNESMLTGESVPVLKTPLPNGGGAAGTIYSPKEHQRHTLFCGTHIIQARSYVGQEVLAVVTRTGFCTAKGDLISSILYPKPVTFKFYKDAVKFVLFLAVLAFIGTLYSMLIMVKNQVPVGQIIIRALDLITVIVPPALPAAMTVGSIYAQNRLKKRGIFCISPPRINLCGKIRLVCFDKTGTLTEEGLDVWGVISLEDGRFMPIIHEPRRLPSGPMLHALATCHSITLLQGQPVGDPVDLKMVESTGWRLEMAEEDEGELPGLQCFGTKVLAMMNPPPEEEQPPDRKHRSPVAILRRFPFSSSLQRMSVLTKHPGDDACWLYIKGAPEVVASLCSTETVPADFSQVLRHYTADGFRVLALACRPLSAVRSFEDALQLTRDAAESSLTFLGFLVMKNVLKLESAPVITLLRNAGVRPVMVTGDNMLTAVNVARSCCMVGPNERVVFVTASPPGRDQPASLKFIPAELSQGEKQPEDAQQWDGRLHLAMNGKSFAVLQEHFADLLPKILVRATVFARMSPEQKTQLVCSLQELDYCVGMCGDGANDCGALKAADVGISLSEAEASVASPFTSCHANIECVPTVIREGRCSLVTSFGVFKYMALYSLVQFVSVLLLYTINTNLSDFQFLFFDLIITTTVAVLMGRTGPARELGVRRPQGALISVPVLGSLLLQTALLITVQVLSYFITVSQSWYVPLNSTVTAPQNLPNYENTVLFCISGFQYLILAVAMSKGYPFREPLYTNVLFLVVLMLLFGLLIWLTLYPLGFPKTLLKLQGIDDLNFKLLLLGIATLNFFAAFVLETALDYGLLGCLRKLRRKKASSKLFKRLEKDLSQQPSWPPLNEPLFATPRMSIAVR, from the exons ATGAGTCACCGAGCGCCG acagcagcaggctgctgggcgGCCCACGGCCGGGCTACGGGACGCTGCAGCGCAACACAGAGCCATCCTGCATG GATCGATTCGGGCAGCGCTTCACTGCACGCGTGCAGACGGAGATGCTGGGTGAGGGCAG CCTGGAGCATCACCCCGGGGCCAGGCTGGAGGACCGCAAGAGCAGCATCGCTGTTGGCGTGGCGGATGAGGAGGAGAGCCGGGACACCATCCGCCTGCACCAGGAGGAG CGCCTTGGATGAAGGCTGGACCTGTGCAGAGCTCCACCTCTGTCGGGCTGGGCTGGGCCAGCAGGACCACAGCTCCAG aagaaagatCTACGGCCCAAACCTCATCGAGGTGCCCGTCAAGTCCTACGCCAAGCTCCTGGTGGAGGAG GTGCTCAATCCCTTCTACATCTTCCAAGTGCTCAGCATCGTGCTGTGGGTCTGCGATGCCTACTACTACTATGCCGCCTGCATCTTCCTCatctccaccatctccctggggcTCTCCCTCTACGAGACGAGGAAG CAAAGCACCACGCTGCGGAACATGGCCAGGATGTCCATCAGCATCCGAGTGCACCGCGCTGACGGAG AGGAGGCGATGgtgagctcagcagagctggtgccCGGTGACTGCATCAGCCTGCCCTTGGATGGCGTGCTGGTCCCCTGCGATGCTGCGCTGCTGACAGGCGAGTGCATGGTCAACGAGAGCATGCTGACAG GGGAAAGCGTGCCGGTGCTGAAGACACCTCTCCCCAATggtggaggggctgcaggcacCATCTATAGCCCCAAGGAGCACCAGAGGCACACGCTGTTCTGTGGGACACACATCATCCAGGCCAGGTCCTACgtggggcaggaggtgctggctGTTGTCACCCGTACAG GGTTTTGCACAGCCAAAGGGGACCTGATCAGCTCCATTCTCTACCCCAAGCCTGTGACCTTCAAGTTCTACAAGGACGCTGTGAAGTTTGTGCTGTTCCTCGCTGTGTTGG cttttATTGGCACGCTGTACAGCATGCTCATCATGGTGAAAAACCAG GTTCCCGTGGGGCAAATCATCATCCGTGCCCTCGACCTGATCACTGTCATTGTGCCgccagctctcccagctgccaTGACCGTGGGCTCCATCTACGCCCAGAACAGGCTGAAGAAACGTGGCATCTTCTGCATCAG CCCTCCCCGCATCAATCTGTGTGGGAAGATCCGCTTGGTGTGCTTTGACAAG ACGGGGACGCTGACGGAGGAAGGGTTGGATGTGTGGGGGGTGATCTCCCTGGAGGACGGACGCTTCATGCCCATCATCCACGAGCCGCGTCGCCTGCCATCCGGCCCCATGCTCCATGCCCTGGCCACCTGCCACAGCATCAcgctgctgcagggacagcctgTTGGGGACCCCGTGGACCTCAAGATGGTGGAATCCACCGGATGG CGCCTGGAGATGGCTGAGGAGGATGAAGGGGAGCTGCCCGGCTTGCAGTGCTTTGGGACAAAGGTCTTGGCCATGATGAACCCTCCACCTGAGGAGGAACAGCCACCAGACAGG AAGCACCGCTCACCCGTGGCCATCCTGCGCCgcttccccttctcctcctccctacAACGCATGAGCGTCCTCACCAAGCATCCCGGCGACGACGCATGCTGGCTCTACATCAAAGGGGCCCCGGAGGTGGTGGCCAGCCTCTGCAGCACGGAGACGG TGCCCGCGGATTTCTCCCAGGTGCTGCGGCATTACACCGCCGATGGTTTCCGAGTGCTGGCCTTGGCTTGCAGACCCCTGAGCGCAGTGAGGAGCTTTGAGGACGCCCTGCAGCTGACGAG GGATGCGGCGGAGAGCAGCCTGACCTTCCTGGGCTTCCTGGTGATGAAGAACGTCCTCAAGCTGGAATCAGCACCCGTGATCACACTGCTGAGGAACGCCGGCGTGCGTCCCGTCATGGTGACAG GAGACAACATGCTGACGGCTGTGAACgtggccaggagctgctgcatggTGGGGCCAAATGAGAGGGTTGTCTTCGTCACCGCTTCGCCGCCCGGCCGTGACCAGCCTGCATCTCTCAAGTtcatccctgcagagctctcGCAGGGCGAGAAGCAGCCGGAG gatgcacaGCAGTGGGATGGCCGCCTGCACCTGGCCATGAATGGGAAGTCCTTCGCCGTGCTTCAGGAGCATTTTGCTGACCTGCTGCCCAAG ATCCTTGTCCGAGCCACTGTGTTTGCCCGCATGTCGCCTGAGCAGAAGACTCAGCTGgtgtgcagcctgcaggagctcGA CTACTGCGTGGGGATGTGTGGGGATGGGGCCAATGACTGCGGGGCGCTGAAGGCAGCTGATGTGGGCATTTCCCTTTCGGAGGCTGAAGCATCCGTGGCATCGCCCTTCACCTCCTGCCACGCCAACATTGAGTGTGTGCCCACGGTCATCCG ggagggaaggTGCTCGCTGGTCACCTCCTTTGGGGTCTTTAAGTACATGGCCCTGTACAGCCTGGTGCAGTTTGTGTCCGTGTTGCTGCTCTACACG ATCAACACCAACCTGAGTGACTTCCAGTTTCTCTTCTTCGACCTGATCATCACCACCACCGTGGCCGTGCTGATGGGCCGCACAGGTCCTGCCAGGGAGCTGGGAGTGCGCCGACCCCAAGGGGCACTGATCAGCGTCCcggtgctgggcagcctgctccttcagacagcTCTGCTCATCACTGTGCAAGTCCTCAGCTACTTCATCACCGTTTCACAGAGCTG GTATGTGCCACTGAACAGCACAGTGACAGCCCCCCAGAACCTGCCCAACTACGAGAACACGGTCCTCTTCTGCATCAGTGGCTTCCAGTACCTCATTCTGGCCGTTGCCATGTCCAAGGGGTACCCATTTCGGGAGCCGCTCTACACCAATG TGCTCTTTCTGGTGGTCCTCATGCTCCTCTTCGGCCTCTTGATATGGCTGACCCTCTACCCTTTGGGCTTCCCCAAAACCCTGCTGAAGCTGCAGGGCATCGATGACTTGAACttcaagctgctgctgttgggaaTCGCCACGCTCAATTTCTTCGCTGCCTTCGTGCTGGAG ACTGCGCTGGACTATGGATTGCTGGGCTGCTTGCGTAAGCTGCGCCGGAAGAAAGCATCCAGCAAGCTGTTCAAGAGGCTGGAGAAGGATCTGAGCCAGCAACCCTCCTGGCCACCCCTTAACGAACCACTCTTTGCTACCCCTCGGATGTCCATCGCTGTGAGATAG
- the ATP13A2 gene encoding polyamine-transporting ATPase 13A2 isoform X6 — translation MEVTGYRSQPWRAALCHACCVLSAGLLLLLFHWRPSLRVRAMCKPCALGRADWVIIRDRFGQRFTARVQTEMLGEGSLEHHPGARLEDRKSSIAVGVADEEESRDTIRLHQEERNVLRYYLFEGLRYVWMERQQAYCRVSALDEGWTCAELHLCRAGLGQQDHSSRRKIYGPNLIEVPVKSYAKLLVEEVLNPFYIFQVLSIVLWVCDAYYYYAACIFLISTISLGLSLYETRKQSTTLRNMARMSISIRVHRADGEEAMVSSAELVPGDCISLPLDGVLVPCDAALLTGECMVNESMLTGESVPVLKTPLPNGGGAAGTIYSPKEHQRHTLFCGTHIIQARSYVGQEVLAVVTRTGFCTAKGDLISSILYPKPVTFKFYKDAVKFVLFLAVLAFIGTLYSMLIMVKNQVPVGQIIIRALDLITVIVPPALPAAMTVGSIYAQNRLKKRGIFCISPPRINLCGKIRLVCFDKTGTLTEEGLDVWGVISLEDGRFMPIIHEPRRLPSGPMLHALATCHSITLLQGQPVGDPVDLKMVESTGWRLEMAEEDEGELPGLQCFGTKVLAMMNPPPEEEQPPDRKHRSPVAILRRFPFSSSLQRMSVLTKHPGDDACWLYIKGAPEVVASLCSTETVPADFSQVLRHYTADGFRVLALACRPLSAVRSFEDALQLTRDAAESSLTFLGFLVMKNVLKLESAPVITLLRNAGVRPVMVTGDNMLTAVNVARSCCMVGPNERVVFVTASPPGRDQPASLKFIPAELSQGEKQPEDAQQWDGRLHLAMNGKSFAVLQEHFADLLPKILVRATVFARMSPEQKTQLVCSLQELDYCVGMCGDGANDCGALKAADVGISLSEAEASVASPFTSCHANIECVPTVIREGRCSLVTSFGVFKYMALYSLVQFVSVLLLYTINTNLSDFQFLFFDLIITTTVAVLMGRTGPARELGVRRPQGALISVPVLGSLLLQTALLITVQVLSYFITVSQSWYVPLNSTVTAPQNLPNYENTVLFCISGFQYLILAVAMSKGYPFREPLYTNVLFLVVLMLLFGLLIWLTLYPLGFPKTLLKLQGIDDLNFKLLLLGIATLNFFAAFVLETALDYGLLGCLRKLRRKKASSKLFKRLEKDLSQQPSWPPLNEPLFATPRMSIAVR, via the exons ATG GAGGTGACGGGGTACCGCAGCCAGCCGTGGCGCGCAGCCCTGTGCCACGCGTGCTGTGTGCTGAgcgctgggctgctgctgctgctcttccactGGAGACCCAGCCTGCGTGTGCGGGCCATGTGCAAGCCCTGCGCCTTGGGGAGGGCAGATTGGGTCATCATCAGG GATCGATTCGGGCAGCGCTTCACTGCACGCGTGCAGACGGAGATGCTGGGTGAGGGCAG CCTGGAGCATCACCCCGGGGCCAGGCTGGAGGACCGCAAGAGCAGCATCGCTGTTGGCGTGGCGGATGAGGAGGAGAGCCGGGACACCATCCGCCTGCACCAGGAGGAG CGCAACGTCCTGCGGTATTATCTCTTCGAGGGGCTGCGCTACGTGTGGATGGAGAGGCAGCAGGCGTACTGCAGGGTCAG CGCCTTGGATGAAGGCTGGACCTGTGCAGAGCTCCACCTCTGTCGGGCTGGGCTGGGCCAGCAGGACCACAGCTCCAG aagaaagatCTACGGCCCAAACCTCATCGAGGTGCCCGTCAAGTCCTACGCCAAGCTCCTGGTGGAGGAG GTGCTCAATCCCTTCTACATCTTCCAAGTGCTCAGCATCGTGCTGTGGGTCTGCGATGCCTACTACTACTATGCCGCCTGCATCTTCCTCatctccaccatctccctggggcTCTCCCTCTACGAGACGAGGAAG CAAAGCACCACGCTGCGGAACATGGCCAGGATGTCCATCAGCATCCGAGTGCACCGCGCTGACGGAG AGGAGGCGATGgtgagctcagcagagctggtgccCGGTGACTGCATCAGCCTGCCCTTGGATGGCGTGCTGGTCCCCTGCGATGCTGCGCTGCTGACAGGCGAGTGCATGGTCAACGAGAGCATGCTGACAG GGGAAAGCGTGCCGGTGCTGAAGACACCTCTCCCCAATggtggaggggctgcaggcacCATCTATAGCCCCAAGGAGCACCAGAGGCACACGCTGTTCTGTGGGACACACATCATCCAGGCCAGGTCCTACgtggggcaggaggtgctggctGTTGTCACCCGTACAG GGTTTTGCACAGCCAAAGGGGACCTGATCAGCTCCATTCTCTACCCCAAGCCTGTGACCTTCAAGTTCTACAAGGACGCTGTGAAGTTTGTGCTGTTCCTCGCTGTGTTGG cttttATTGGCACGCTGTACAGCATGCTCATCATGGTGAAAAACCAG GTTCCCGTGGGGCAAATCATCATCCGTGCCCTCGACCTGATCACTGTCATTGTGCCgccagctctcccagctgccaTGACCGTGGGCTCCATCTACGCCCAGAACAGGCTGAAGAAACGTGGCATCTTCTGCATCAG CCCTCCCCGCATCAATCTGTGTGGGAAGATCCGCTTGGTGTGCTTTGACAAG ACGGGGACGCTGACGGAGGAAGGGTTGGATGTGTGGGGGGTGATCTCCCTGGAGGACGGACGCTTCATGCCCATCATCCACGAGCCGCGTCGCCTGCCATCCGGCCCCATGCTCCATGCCCTGGCCACCTGCCACAGCATCAcgctgctgcagggacagcctgTTGGGGACCCCGTGGACCTCAAGATGGTGGAATCCACCGGATGG CGCCTGGAGATGGCTGAGGAGGATGAAGGGGAGCTGCCCGGCTTGCAGTGCTTTGGGACAAAGGTCTTGGCCATGATGAACCCTCCACCTGAGGAGGAACAGCCACCAGACAGG AAGCACCGCTCACCCGTGGCCATCCTGCGCCgcttccccttctcctcctccctacAACGCATGAGCGTCCTCACCAAGCATCCCGGCGACGACGCATGCTGGCTCTACATCAAAGGGGCCCCGGAGGTGGTGGCCAGCCTCTGCAGCACGGAGACGG TGCCCGCGGATTTCTCCCAGGTGCTGCGGCATTACACCGCCGATGGTTTCCGAGTGCTGGCCTTGGCTTGCAGACCCCTGAGCGCAGTGAGGAGCTTTGAGGACGCCCTGCAGCTGACGAG GGATGCGGCGGAGAGCAGCCTGACCTTCCTGGGCTTCCTGGTGATGAAGAACGTCCTCAAGCTGGAATCAGCACCCGTGATCACACTGCTGAGGAACGCCGGCGTGCGTCCCGTCATGGTGACAG GAGACAACATGCTGACGGCTGTGAACgtggccaggagctgctgcatggTGGGGCCAAATGAGAGGGTTGTCTTCGTCACCGCTTCGCCGCCCGGCCGTGACCAGCCTGCATCTCTCAAGTtcatccctgcagagctctcGCAGGGCGAGAAGCAGCCGGAG gatgcacaGCAGTGGGATGGCCGCCTGCACCTGGCCATGAATGGGAAGTCCTTCGCCGTGCTTCAGGAGCATTTTGCTGACCTGCTGCCCAAG ATCCTTGTCCGAGCCACTGTGTTTGCCCGCATGTCGCCTGAGCAGAAGACTCAGCTGgtgtgcagcctgcaggagctcGA CTACTGCGTGGGGATGTGTGGGGATGGGGCCAATGACTGCGGGGCGCTGAAGGCAGCTGATGTGGGCATTTCCCTTTCGGAGGCTGAAGCATCCGTGGCATCGCCCTTCACCTCCTGCCACGCCAACATTGAGTGTGTGCCCACGGTCATCCG ggagggaaggTGCTCGCTGGTCACCTCCTTTGGGGTCTTTAAGTACATGGCCCTGTACAGCCTGGTGCAGTTTGTGTCCGTGTTGCTGCTCTACACG ATCAACACCAACCTGAGTGACTTCCAGTTTCTCTTCTTCGACCTGATCATCACCACCACCGTGGCCGTGCTGATGGGCCGCACAGGTCCTGCCAGGGAGCTGGGAGTGCGCCGACCCCAAGGGGCACTGATCAGCGTCCcggtgctgggcagcctgctccttcagacagcTCTGCTCATCACTGTGCAAGTCCTCAGCTACTTCATCACCGTTTCACAGAGCTG GTATGTGCCACTGAACAGCACAGTGACAGCCCCCCAGAACCTGCCCAACTACGAGAACACGGTCCTCTTCTGCATCAGTGGCTTCCAGTACCTCATTCTGGCCGTTGCCATGTCCAAGGGGTACCCATTTCGGGAGCCGCTCTACACCAATG TGCTCTTTCTGGTGGTCCTCATGCTCCTCTTCGGCCTCTTGATATGGCTGACCCTCTACCCTTTGGGCTTCCCCAAAACCCTGCTGAAGCTGCAGGGCATCGATGACTTGAACttcaagctgctgctgttgggaaTCGCCACGCTCAATTTCTTCGCTGCCTTCGTGCTGGAG ACTGCGCTGGACTATGGATTGCTGGGCTGCTTGCGTAAGCTGCGCCGGAAGAAAGCATCCAGCAAGCTGTTCAAGAGGCTGGAGAAGGATCTGAGCCAGCAACCCTCCTGGCCACCCCTTAACGAACCACTCTTTGCTACCCCTCGGATGTCCATCGCTGTGAGATAG